A stretch of DNA from Aurantiacibacter atlanticus:
CGCTATCCTGTGGGTCCGCAGGCGGCCAGTGGTACGTAGCCACAGCCAGATGCCGTCCATCGCCAGCTCATCCGCCACGCCGAGCAGGAAAAAGACCCCCGCAAACAGCAATAGCTCATATTCCATCAGCGCCAGCCATTCCAGCGCAGACCACGGCCCCAGCTCCATACTTCGCGACCCCTTGCTCTAAGTATGTTTACGCAGGACTACATTTTACATTTAGGAATGCAACTGGCCGCACCCGATTTGCGCCGAATGGGCCTCATTTTGTCCAATATCGCGCTCCGCACTTGAAATGCGCGGCCAATTGCGAAAAGGGACGCACATATGTCTCAACCCAGCATTCTCAAATCGGCCGTCCGCAACTTCTCCGCCCTTTTTCGAGCGGATGCATTTGAAGGCATTCTCCTGATCGCAGTGGCCATCATCGCGATGGTTGTTGCCAATTCGGATGTCTCGAATGCGTATTTCGAGATGTTCTACGGCTATATGTGGTCCAAAGACGTGTTTTACCTCAACACCCTGCACCTGTGGATCAATGACGGATTGATGGTGATTTTCTTCTTCGTCGTCGGACTGGAAGTGAAACGCGAACTGATTTCGGGCAATCTGTCCGACCCAAAGGCGCGCAATCTTCCGATTCTTGCCGCCATTGCCGGCATGGCAGCGCCTGCTGCGGTCTACATGTTCGTGGCGGGCGGGGAACCTGCCCTTGTGCGCGGTTGGGCCATTCCGGCCGCGACTGACATCGCCTTTGCCATGGGCGTGGTAGGCCTGTTGGGAACACGCGTTCCCTCTGCCTTGCGTCTGTTCCTGCTGACTGTTGCCATTGTCGACGATATCGGCGCCGTCACCATCATCGCGGTCTTCTATACAGAGACGATCAAGATGGAATATCTCGCGGCCGCCGCTGCGGTGGTGGGGGTCATGGTCGCCATGAACCGCATGCGGGTGAGCGCGATGGCTCCCTTTGTCCTGCTCACCGTCGCGCTGTGGTACTGCGTTTTATATTCCGGCGTTCACGCCACGATCGCCGGCGTGCTCGCCGCGCTGACCATTCCGATGCACGGGAAAAAAGGCAATGCGATGCTGGAGGATATGGAGCACGCCATGGTCCCGTGGAACGCCTATATCGTGGTTCCGCTATTCGG
This window harbors:
- the nhaA gene encoding Na+/H+ antiporter NhaA translates to MSQPSILKSAVRNFSALFRADAFEGILLIAVAIIAMVVANSDVSNAYFEMFYGYMWSKDVFYLNTLHLWINDGLMVIFFFVVGLEVKRELISGNLSDPKARNLPILAAIAGMAAPAAVYMFVAGGEPALVRGWAIPAATDIAFAMGVVGLLGTRVPSALRLFLLTVAIVDDIGAVTIIAVFYTETIKMEYLAAAAAVVGVMVAMNRMRVSAMAPFVLLTVALWYCVLYSGVHATIAGVLAALTIPMHGKKGNAMLEDMEHAMVPWNAYIVVPLFGFANAGVDISDLGIDALLDPLPLAVAAGLVVGKQVGIFSMVWAAVKVGFVEKPAGSTWVEIWGVSILCGIGFTMSLFIGELAFQGTGETMRLLRDEAKIGILTGSLISAVLGYGILRLTTSHPETQDDPKSPVV